In Acipenser ruthenus chromosome 16, fAciRut3.2 maternal haplotype, whole genome shotgun sequence, the following proteins share a genomic window:
- the LOC117414156 gene encoding interleukin-17 receptor D isoform X1 gives MAAGPQLLTLFVSLNFFFNCYGISPTVSSEKLASETCGRQAMTSGNKISGPAGGVTFRYENCTLNRSGIGKHAIDGVKNVHFSQGACEEQVAVTVHWTPSPLGIEHVRSFRVIIEEKQLEGKQCQYLILKDPRQLNYTFRSAKIDSQPFLNLKFETDYMVMIVPYPSSKNESNYPPFFFKTKTCEMLLQSDNLACKPFWKPKSLNISQQGPNLHVRFDQAPFSFGFSLYYLQYRTSAGGSYKQKACRPAYSTAFTTCILQDVTPGYYTIELADNNNTTRKSAHYNVNQVHSLWAGPIRAVAITAPLVIMSAFATLFTVMCRKKQQENIYSQLDEESSESSAHTSALHVERPWPRPKVFICYSSEDGPKHSTVIQHFAYFLQDLCGCEVALDLWEHLEICKQGQMEWLSRQISEAHFIITVCSKGMKYCVEKRRSRRGAGAGSQLFVVAVSLIAEKMRQARQSSQDLAPFLAVYFDYSRESDIPAVLDLATKYKLMEQLPQLYSRLHSQHPSLPEREPQPCVSKRNYFRSQAGRALYLAICNMHQLIEQQPDWFEKQLMPAPPPAPPASSLLQERFDSGLGMNEVLVRQPAESPYPLVQSLGARGELESTGPQDGCTVLRPLLHAPESGGPFDMPRDSGIYDSSSVPSSSLSIPLMEGLSTDQADTSSITGSVSSSSGLGDEEPPVLSSTHSSVSTVCKAELHHSHLQSEGLQPVAPL, from the exons gcgatgacttctggcaaCAAGATCTCAGGACCGGCCGGGGGAGTCACCTTCAGATATGAAA ACTGCACTCTTAATAGGAGTGGAATTGGGAAACACGCCATTGATGGAGTGAAGAACGTCCACTTCAGCCAGGGGGCGTGTGAGGAGCAGGTGGCTGTGACTGTCCACTGGACCCCTAGCCCGCTCG GTATTGAGCACGTCCGGAGCTTCCGGGTGATCATCGAGGAGAAGCAGCTGGAAGGGAAGCAATGTCAGTACCTGATTTTGAAAGACCCTCGTCAGCTGAACTACACCTTCCGGAGCGCG AAAATTGATTCTCAGCCGTTTTTGAATCTGAAGTTTGAAACAGACTATATGGTAATGATTGTGCCGTATCCTTCCTCCAAGAACGAAAGCAACTACCCCCCCTTCTTCTTCAAAACCAAAA CTTGTGAAATGCTGCTGCAGTCTGATAATCTCGCCTGCAAACCCT TCTGGAAGCCCAAGAGCCTGAATATTTCCCAGCAGGGCCCCAACCTGCATGTGAGGTTTGACCAGGCGCCCTTTAGCTTTGGCTTCAGTCTGTATTACCTTCAGTACAGGACGAGCGCCGGAGGCTCCTACAAGCAGAAGGCTTGCAGACCG GCATACAGCACTGCCTTCACCACCTGTATTCTCCAAGATGTCACTCCAGGATACTACACAATCGAG ctTGCTGATAACAACAACACCACAAGAAAGAGCGCTCATTACAACGTGAATCAAG TGCACTCCCTCTGGGCCGGGCCGATCAGGGCAGTGGCTATCACTGCCCCTCTGGTCATCATGTCTGCCTTCGCCACACTCTTCACTGTCATGTGTCGCAAGAAACAACAAG AAAATATCTACTCCCAGCTGGATGAGGAGAGCTCAGAGTCCTCTGCTCACACCTCCGCTCTGCACGTGGAGAGGCCCTGGCCCCGGCCCAAAGTCTTTATCTGCTACTCCAGCGAGGACGGGCCCAAGCACAGCACCGTCATCCAGCACTTTGCATACTTCCTGCAGGACTTATGTGGGTGTGAG GTGGCCCTGGACCTGTGGGAGCACCTGGAGATCTGTAAGCAGGGTCAGATGGAGTGGCTGAGCCGGCAAATCAGCGAGGCTCACTTCATCATCACCGTGTGCTCCAAGGGCATGAAGTACTGCGTGGAGAAGCGCAGGAGCCGCCGAGGGGCGGGGGCGGGGAGCCAGCTCTTCGTGGTGGCCGTGTCTCTGATCGCAGAGAAGATGAGGCAGGCGCGGCAGAGCTCCCAGGACCTGGCCCCCTTCCTGGCGGTCTACTTCGACTACTCCCGCGAGAGCGACATCCCCGCCGTGCTGGACCTGGCCACCAAGTACAAGCTGATGGAGCAGCTGCCCCAGCTGTACTCCCGGCTGCACTCCCAGCACCCGAGCCTGCCCGAGCGCGAGCCCCAGCCCTGCGTCAGCAAGAGGAACTACTTCCGCAGCCAGGCCGGCCGCGCGCTCTACCTGGCCATCTGCAACATGCACCAGCTCATAGAGCAGCAGCCCGACTGGTTCGAGAAGCAGCTGATGCCAGCGCCCCCTCCCGCTCCCCCCGCCTCCTCTCTGCTGCAGGAGCGCTTCGACTCGGGGCTGGGGATGAACGAGGTGCTGGTCCGGCAGCCTGCAGAGAGCCCCTACCCCCTCGTCCAGAGCCTGGGGGCGCGGGGTGAGCTGGAGTCGACCGGGCCCCAGGACGGATGCACTGTTCTGAGGCCGCTGCTCCACGCGCCTGAGTCCGGGGGCCCCTTTGATATGCCCAGGGACTCTGGGATCTACGACTCCTCTTCAGTGCCCTCCTCCTCGCTCTCCATCCCCCTGATGGAAGGGCTCTCCACTGACCAGGCAGACACCTCCTCCATCACAGGCAGCGTCTCCTCCTCCTCGGGGCTGG gcGATGAGGAGCCCCCTGTTCTGAGCTCCACACACTCCTCGGTCTCCACAGTGTGTAAAGCCGAGCTCCACCACAGCCACTTACAAAGTGAAGGACTGCAGCCCGTCGCACCTCTGTAG
- the LOC117414156 gene encoding interleukin-17 receptor D isoform X2: MTSGNKISGPAGGVTFRYENCTLNRSGIGKHAIDGVKNVHFSQGACEEQVAVTVHWTPSPLGIEHVRSFRVIIEEKQLEGKQCQYLILKDPRQLNYTFRSAKIDSQPFLNLKFETDYMVMIVPYPSSKNESNYPPFFFKTKTCEMLLQSDNLACKPFWKPKSLNISQQGPNLHVRFDQAPFSFGFSLYYLQYRTSAGGSYKQKACRPAYSTAFTTCILQDVTPGYYTIELADNNNTTRKSAHYNVNQVHSLWAGPIRAVAITAPLVIMSAFATLFTVMCRKKQQENIYSQLDEESSESSAHTSALHVERPWPRPKVFICYSSEDGPKHSTVIQHFAYFLQDLCGCEVALDLWEHLEICKQGQMEWLSRQISEAHFIITVCSKGMKYCVEKRRSRRGAGAGSQLFVVAVSLIAEKMRQARQSSQDLAPFLAVYFDYSRESDIPAVLDLATKYKLMEQLPQLYSRLHSQHPSLPEREPQPCVSKRNYFRSQAGRALYLAICNMHQLIEQQPDWFEKQLMPAPPPAPPASSLLQERFDSGLGMNEVLVRQPAESPYPLVQSLGARGELESTGPQDGCTVLRPLLHAPESGGPFDMPRDSGIYDSSSVPSSSLSIPLMEGLSTDQADTSSITGSVSSSSGLGDEEPPVLSSTHSSVSTVCKAELHHSHLQSEGLQPVAPL; the protein is encoded by the exons atgacttctggcaaCAAGATCTCAGGACCGGCCGGGGGAGTCACCTTCAGATATGAAA ACTGCACTCTTAATAGGAGTGGAATTGGGAAACACGCCATTGATGGAGTGAAGAACGTCCACTTCAGCCAGGGGGCGTGTGAGGAGCAGGTGGCTGTGACTGTCCACTGGACCCCTAGCCCGCTCG GTATTGAGCACGTCCGGAGCTTCCGGGTGATCATCGAGGAGAAGCAGCTGGAAGGGAAGCAATGTCAGTACCTGATTTTGAAAGACCCTCGTCAGCTGAACTACACCTTCCGGAGCGCG AAAATTGATTCTCAGCCGTTTTTGAATCTGAAGTTTGAAACAGACTATATGGTAATGATTGTGCCGTATCCTTCCTCCAAGAACGAAAGCAACTACCCCCCCTTCTTCTTCAAAACCAAAA CTTGTGAAATGCTGCTGCAGTCTGATAATCTCGCCTGCAAACCCT TCTGGAAGCCCAAGAGCCTGAATATTTCCCAGCAGGGCCCCAACCTGCATGTGAGGTTTGACCAGGCGCCCTTTAGCTTTGGCTTCAGTCTGTATTACCTTCAGTACAGGACGAGCGCCGGAGGCTCCTACAAGCAGAAGGCTTGCAGACCG GCATACAGCACTGCCTTCACCACCTGTATTCTCCAAGATGTCACTCCAGGATACTACACAATCGAG ctTGCTGATAACAACAACACCACAAGAAAGAGCGCTCATTACAACGTGAATCAAG TGCACTCCCTCTGGGCCGGGCCGATCAGGGCAGTGGCTATCACTGCCCCTCTGGTCATCATGTCTGCCTTCGCCACACTCTTCACTGTCATGTGTCGCAAGAAACAACAAG AAAATATCTACTCCCAGCTGGATGAGGAGAGCTCAGAGTCCTCTGCTCACACCTCCGCTCTGCACGTGGAGAGGCCCTGGCCCCGGCCCAAAGTCTTTATCTGCTACTCCAGCGAGGACGGGCCCAAGCACAGCACCGTCATCCAGCACTTTGCATACTTCCTGCAGGACTTATGTGGGTGTGAG GTGGCCCTGGACCTGTGGGAGCACCTGGAGATCTGTAAGCAGGGTCAGATGGAGTGGCTGAGCCGGCAAATCAGCGAGGCTCACTTCATCATCACCGTGTGCTCCAAGGGCATGAAGTACTGCGTGGAGAAGCGCAGGAGCCGCCGAGGGGCGGGGGCGGGGAGCCAGCTCTTCGTGGTGGCCGTGTCTCTGATCGCAGAGAAGATGAGGCAGGCGCGGCAGAGCTCCCAGGACCTGGCCCCCTTCCTGGCGGTCTACTTCGACTACTCCCGCGAGAGCGACATCCCCGCCGTGCTGGACCTGGCCACCAAGTACAAGCTGATGGAGCAGCTGCCCCAGCTGTACTCCCGGCTGCACTCCCAGCACCCGAGCCTGCCCGAGCGCGAGCCCCAGCCCTGCGTCAGCAAGAGGAACTACTTCCGCAGCCAGGCCGGCCGCGCGCTCTACCTGGCCATCTGCAACATGCACCAGCTCATAGAGCAGCAGCCCGACTGGTTCGAGAAGCAGCTGATGCCAGCGCCCCCTCCCGCTCCCCCCGCCTCCTCTCTGCTGCAGGAGCGCTTCGACTCGGGGCTGGGGATGAACGAGGTGCTGGTCCGGCAGCCTGCAGAGAGCCCCTACCCCCTCGTCCAGAGCCTGGGGGCGCGGGGTGAGCTGGAGTCGACCGGGCCCCAGGACGGATGCACTGTTCTGAGGCCGCTGCTCCACGCGCCTGAGTCCGGGGGCCCCTTTGATATGCCCAGGGACTCTGGGATCTACGACTCCTCTTCAGTGCCCTCCTCCTCGCTCTCCATCCCCCTGATGGAAGGGCTCTCCACTGACCAGGCAGACACCTCCTCCATCACAGGCAGCGTCTCCTCCTCCTCGGGGCTGG gcGATGAGGAGCCCCCTGTTCTGAGCTCCACACACTCCTCGGTCTCCACAGTGTGTAAAGCCGAGCTCCACCACAGCCACTTACAAAGTGAAGGACTGCAGCCCGTCGCACCTCTGTAG